Proteins encoded within one genomic window of bacterium:
- a CDS encoding serine hydrolase: protein MTNANVTADNWGFPPFNRSSFQRIQSLFPTARIRRGSHPATSFGSAAGELGDISYTGLEGERRDVEEMLANTYTDSFLVAKDGAIVFEQYFNGMAADGHHLMNSMTKSFVGALAGIAVMDGSIDLDRPVSTYIPEFEKTAFSATATRHLLDMTAAVRYGEDYADSSADFWIETAVVGWRPALLDADSASCLLDYARSLRETEQLDGEKFHYRTVLTNVLGMVLERATGRRLDELLQTEIWSKLGPDQDASIVVDRTGFPYVGAGMSACPRDLARFGQMIAQRGHFNGQQIVPVAWIDDIRNADAHTRRVFKESEYGAVMPGAHYRNQFWVADPERGVILAIGIHGQTIYIDISTGVVIVKFSSQPEALDLLMYLDAWAGMDAISKSV from the coding sequence ATGACGAACGCCAACGTAACCGCCGACAACTGGGGATTCCCCCCATTCAACCGCTCGAGCTTCCAACGCATCCAGTCGCTGTTCCCGACAGCCCGTATCCGCCGTGGGAGTCATCCTGCGACAAGCTTCGGCAGCGCGGCGGGAGAACTGGGTGACATCTCCTATACGGGGCTCGAGGGCGAGCGCCGCGATGTAGAGGAGATGCTCGCCAACACCTACACCGATTCCTTCCTCGTAGCCAAGGACGGTGCGATCGTCTTCGAGCAGTACTTCAACGGGATGGCGGCGGACGGCCACCACCTCATGAATTCGATGACAAAATCCTTCGTGGGTGCCCTCGCGGGAATCGCAGTGATGGACGGATCAATCGATCTCGACCGGCCCGTGTCCACCTACATTCCGGAGTTCGAGAAAACGGCCTTCTCCGCAACCGCCACTCGTCATCTCCTGGATATGACAGCAGCCGTGCGATACGGGGAGGACTATGCCGACTCGAGCGCGGATTTCTGGATCGAGACGGCTGTGGTCGGCTGGCGCCCGGCGTTGTTGGACGCCGACTCAGCCAGCTGCCTGCTCGACTATGCAAGGTCGTTACGAGAGACGGAGCAACTCGACGGTGAGAAGTTCCACTACCGCACGGTACTGACCAATGTGCTGGGGATGGTCCTCGAACGTGCCACAGGCCGAAGGCTGGACGAACTCCTACAGACCGAAATCTGGTCCAAGCTGGGGCCTGACCAAGATGCTTCCATCGTCGTGGACCGGACGGGTTTCCCGTACGTCGGTGCGGGCATGAGTGCCTGCCCGCGAGATCTGGCGCGCTTTGGCCAGATGATCGCTCAACGGGGCCACTTCAACGGCCAACAGATCGTCCCTGTGGCGTGGATCGACGACATTCGAAACGCAGATGCCCACACCAGGAGGGTCTTCAAGGAAAGTGAATACGGCGCGGTCATGCCGGGCGCCCACTACCGCAACCAGTTCTGGGTCGCGGATCCGGAGCGTGGCGTCATCCTCGCCATTGGCATCCACGGTCAAACGATCTACATCGACATCAGCACCGGCGTCGTCATCGTGAAGTTTTCCTCTCAGCCAGAAGCGTTGGATCTCCTGATGTACCTGGATGCATGGGCTGGGATGGATGCGATCTCGAAGAGCGTCTGA